Within the Pseudoxanthomonas sp. YR558 genome, the region AGTACGGGTTGGCGCAACCTGATCCTCGCTTACGGCATCATCGAGCTGATCATCGGCTTCATTGGATTGGTCTTCCATCCACTGTTTGTTGCGTACGTCGACTTTTCCCAACAAACGGTACTGCCGACGCTGTCTTCGTCCGTAGCGGGTCACGCGTACCAGTGGCTCAGCGGCGCGTTGCTGATGGTGCCGCAATGCATTCTGCTCGGCATGACCTTTCCCATTCTTAGTGCGGGCTATCTGCGGTTGGCGCCCAACAATGCCGGCGAAGTGCTCGGTGGGCTCTATTTCAGCAATAGCCTTGGCGCGGCGCTGGGTGCGCTTGCGACAGCGTTCCTGCTGCTGCCGGCCCTGGGTATGCCGGGCACCATGATGACCGCGGGTTTGCTGAACATTCTTGTGGGTCTCGGCGCCTGGTTGGTTTGGAAATCGGTGGATTCGGATCCACAAGCGGAGTCTCCGGCGGCTGAGTCTGCCGCCCCGGCGATTGCCAGCGGTGATGCGAGTGGCGTGGATATCCGCAGGCTCTCCCTCGTGGTGCTGGTGGCTTCCTTTATCACCGGGGCGACGTCCTTCATTTACGAGATTGGCTGGGTCCGCTTGCTGAATCAGGCGCTCGGCACCACGATCCATTCGTTCGAACTGATGCTGGCAGCCTTCATCCTCGGCCTGGCGTTCGGCGGGTTGTGGGTGCGCCGCAACGCCGCGCGCATCGTCGACGCCATCCGTTACGCGGCCTACGCGCAGGTCTTCATGGGCCTGGCCGCGTTCGTCTCGGTGGTGGTGCTGGGCCGGTCGTTCCATTGGGTCGGCTGGATGATGCAGTCGCTGTCGCGGACCGACAACGGATACACCTTGTTCAGCGCTGGCAGCGCGTTGATCTCGCTGCTGGTGATGTTCCCGGCCGCCTTCTTCGCTGGCATGACGCTGCCGCTCTTCACGCTGGCGCTCCTGCGGCGCGGGGGTGGCGAGAAGCAGATCGGCCGCGTGTATGCGACCAATACGCTGGGTGCCATCATCGGCGTGCTGGTGATGGTGCACGTCCTGATCCCGTTGATGGGCGTTCGCCTATCGATCATTTTCGCGGGTGTTGCGGATGCGGTGCTGGGCCTGTACCTGTTGCACGCGATCAGCCCCAAGCCCCGCTCGCTGGGCCTTGTGTTGGCGAGTGTCGCGACGCTCGTGGTCGGCGGCGCCACCCTGGTATGGGGGCAGCACGATCCACGTGCGTTGGTCGCCGGTGTTTTCCGTACCGCACGCGCAACGGTTTCGGATCAAGTGAAGATTCTCTACTTGCATGACGGTAAGACCGCCACGGTTTCGAGCTCCGTGGGCCCGGACGGTATCGTCAACATCTCTACGAACGGCAAGCCCGATGCTTCTCTGATCCCGGACATGGCGGGAGCGACCACCGCGGATGAGGTCACGATGATCATGGCCGGCGCGCTGCCGCTGGTGATGCATCCCAAGCCCGAGGAGATCGCGGTGATCGGCTGGGGATCGGGCCTGACGACGCATACGTTGTTGGGTAGCTCGGTGCCGAAGGAAGTCCACACGATCGAGATCGAGCAGTCGATGCACGACGCGGCGCGCAATTTCGGAACGCGTGTCGCTAGAGCGTACGACGATCCGCGCTCGAAGCTCCACATCGACGACGCGCGCACTTACTTCTCGATGGGCAACAAGAAGTTTGACGTCATCGTGTCCGAGCCTTCGAATCCGTGGGTCAGTGGCGTCGCAAGCCTGTTCACCGTGGAGTTCTACGACTTCCTTCGTCGTCACCTGAAGCAGGACGGCATGCTGGTGCAATGGGTGCAGGCCTACGAGCTCAACGACGAGCTTCTGGGTACGATGATCGCCGCGTTGGTCCAGGTGTTTCCGGATAGCGATCTGTATGTCACCAACGCAGGCGACTTCTTGATCCTGGCGCGCACGGGCAAGTCCTCAGAGCCCAACTGGTCGGCGATCATGCAGGGGCCGTTGATGCAGGAGCTTCCGCGTGTGGGTCTGCGCTCGCCGCAAGAGTTCGCAATGCGGCGGATCGGCGGCCCGGAAGTGCTGGCAAATTTTGTGCGCGTCGCGGGGGCGGGACCTCACTCGGACTTCTTCCCGGTCGTGTCGTTGAACGCGCCGAAGAGTCGCTTCAAGCAGGAGTCCGCACTATCGTTGCTGGACCTTGTAGATAGCGGCATGCCTGTTCTGGAGGTTCTGGATGGCAGGCGGGAGGTATCCGCCGACCTGAGTCAGTACGACGTTCACTCACGCTTTGCAAAGTCGAAGCGGGCCGCGCTAGCGGTGCGCGAGACGTTGCTGCAGCGAAAGCCGGCGACGGCATTGTTCGGTGACGACCCCAGCCTGCTGCCGCAGGCCATGGCTTTGCTGCAACAGTCTGCGCAGCCTGTGCCGGAGCAGGATCTGCTGCTATGGACGCGACTCGCATCGTCGATCGCCGAGGGCACGTTGGCGCAGCTGCCTGCGGAAGAGCAGGTCGGCGTCTGGATATCGCCCGCATGGATCGCCCGCGAGGGGCAGCCTCAGGCAGTGCTCGATGTGCTGGATGCGCTGGCGGCGGGCGCTGCACGTGATTGGGAGCGAGTGTTACCCGCTGCGGTCAAGGTGTTGACTTATTCAGATGAGCAAGTCAGCCCTTTCCTTAAGGAGCAGATGCTCGTTCTTGCGCAGCTCGGCGCTTTGGCTCAAGGCGATGCCGCGCAGGCGACCGCGTTGAGCAAGCAGTACGAAGAAACGTTGCCGCCATCCCCGCGCCTGATGTACGTGCGTCGTTACCTTGATGTGTGGCAGCGCGCGCTTTCGACCGGTGCGGCGAGGCAATCCTCAGCGCGCTGACGCTTACCGAGAGCGTAACCAGGCATCCCGGCCGGGATGCCTGGTCGCCTACTCCATCCCCAGCTTCTTCAGCTTGTAGCGCAGCGCCCGGAAGGTAATGCCAAGCTGGGCGGCGGCCTTGGTCTTGTTCCAGCGGTTTTCTTCCAGAGCCTTCTGGATGGCGGCGCGTTCGAGTTGCTCAATGTAGTCGGGCAGGGCGCCTGCGGCGGGGTCTACGTCCACGGCGCCGGGGGCGTCGCGGATGACTTCGCCGGGACTGAAATCGACGCCGAACTTCTTGCCGGCCGGGGCCTGGGGTAGGTACAGGTCGTCGATCTCGATGCTGTGGCCTTCGGACATGGCGAGGGCGCGCTCGAGGATGTTCTCCAACTCGCGCACGTTGCCGGGGAAGGCATAGCGGCCCAATGCCTCCATCGCCTCGGGCGATACCGAGGGCGACATCCGACCATGCTGGTTGGCCAGGCGTTCGAGAATCGCGCTGGTCAGCTGGGCCAGGTCGCCGGTGCGCTCACGCAGCGGCGGCACCCGCAACTCGATCACGTTGATGCGGTAGTACAGGTCGTGGCGGAAGCGACCGTCGGCCGCCAGCTCGCCGAGGTCCTTGTGGGTGGCCGACAGGATGCGGACGTCCACCTGCACTTCGCTGGACGCACCCACCGGGCGGATGGCCTTCTCCTGGATCGCGCGCAGCAGCTTGACCTGCATCGGCAGCGGCAGTTCGGCGACCTCGTCGAGGAAGAGGGTTCCGCCGTTGGCCGCCTGGAACAAGCCCTGCTTGTCGGCATGCGCGCCGGTGAAGCTGCCTTTCTTGTGGCCGAAGAACTCGCTTTCCATCAACTCGGCGGGGATGGCGCCGCAGTTCACCGGCACGAACGGGCCCGACGCGCGCGCGCCCTGCTCGTGGATGGTGCGGGCAACGAGCTCCTTGCCGGTGCCGGACTCGCCCATGATGTAGACGGGCGCCTGGCTGCGGGCGACCTTGCCGATCGTTTCGCGCAGGGACGCCATGGCGGCAGAGTTGCCCAGCAAGCGGCTGGCCTGCTCCGGCGGGGGAGGCGGGGGCGGGGCGCGCTCGGCGTTGTTGAGTTCCAGTGCGTGCTTCACCAGGCCGCGCAGCACGGCCAGGTCGACCGGCTTGCTGACGAAGTCGAAGGCGCCAGCTTTCAGGGCCTCGACTGCCAGCTCGATATTGCCGAAGGCGGTAATCATCGCCACCGGCGTATTCGGATAGTTGCGCGAAATCTCGCCCACCAGATCGATGCCGTTGCCGTCGGGCAGGCGCATGTCGGTGAAGCAGAGATCGTAGGTATTGCGGGTCAGCAATTCGCGGGCTTCGCCCACGTTGGCTGCGGTGTCGATGCGCAGGCCCATGCGGCCCAGCGTCAGCGTCAGCAGCTCACGAATATCGCGTTCGTCGTCGACGATCAGGGCGCTACGGCTTTGATTCATGCATCCCCCTCATGCCCCTGTACGGCCAGTGTAACGGCTGAATGTTAATCATGATAGGCGAGCGCCGCGGGGCGTCCCGCTCAGGCCGGCAACAATGCGTGCGGACCTGGGAGGGTGATGCGGAAGCAACTGCCGCCGCCGGGTACGGGTACGTACTCCAGCGTGGCTTGGTTGGCACGGCACAGTTCGCGCGCAATGTAGAGGCCCAGCCCGGTACCGTGCTCGGAGGTGGTGAAGAAAGGGCGGAACAACTGGGCGGCCACCGCCTCCGGGATGCCCGGGCCGCGGTCCATCACGTCGATGGTCGGCCGACCCTCCGCGTTGAACACCCGCAGGCGCACCCGCGC harbors:
- a CDS encoding sigma-54 dependent transcriptional regulator, with the protein product MNQSRSALIVDDERDIRELLTLTLGRMGLRIDTAANVGEARELLTRNTYDLCFTDMRLPDGNGIDLVGEISRNYPNTPVAMITAFGNIELAVEALKAGAFDFVSKPVDLAVLRGLVKHALELNNAERAPPPPPPPEQASRLLGNSAAMASLRETIGKVARSQAPVYIMGESGTGKELVARTIHEQGARASGPFVPVNCGAIPAELMESEFFGHKKGSFTGAHADKQGLFQAANGGTLFLDEVAELPLPMQVKLLRAIQEKAIRPVGASSEVQVDVRILSATHKDLGELAADGRFRHDLYYRINVIELRVPPLRERTGDLAQLTSAILERLANQHGRMSPSVSPEAMEALGRYAFPGNVRELENILERALAMSEGHSIEIDDLYLPQAPAGKKFGVDFSPGEVIRDAPGAVDVDPAAGALPDYIEQLERAAIQKALEENRWNKTKAAAQLGITFRALRYKLKKLGME
- a CDS encoding spermine synthase; translation: MRNAALGRALIGLFIVSGFAGLIYQSIWSHYLGLVLGHAAYAQTLVLGIFMGGMALGAWLASRRSTGWRNLILAYGIIELIIGFIGLVFHPLFVAYVDFSQQTVLPTLSSSVAGHAYQWLSGALLMVPQCILLGMTFPILSAGYLRLAPNNAGEVLGGLYFSNSLGAALGALATAFLLLPALGMPGTMMTAGLLNILVGLGAWLVWKSVDSDPQAESPAAESAAPAIASGDASGVDIRRLSLVVLVASFITGATSFIYEIGWVRLLNQALGTTIHSFELMLAAFILGLAFGGLWVRRNAARIVDAIRYAAYAQVFMGLAAFVSVVVLGRSFHWVGWMMQSLSRTDNGYTLFSAGSALISLLVMFPAAFFAGMTLPLFTLALLRRGGGEKQIGRVYATNTLGAIIGVLVMVHVLIPLMGVRLSIIFAGVADAVLGLYLLHAISPKPRSLGLVLASVATLVVGGATLVWGQHDPRALVAGVFRTARATVSDQVKILYLHDGKTATVSSSVGPDGIVNISTNGKPDASLIPDMAGATTADEVTMIMAGALPLVMHPKPEEIAVIGWGSGLTTHTLLGSSVPKEVHTIEIEQSMHDAARNFGTRVARAYDDPRSKLHIDDARTYFSMGNKKFDVIVSEPSNPWVSGVASLFTVEFYDFLRRHLKQDGMLVQWVQAYELNDELLGTMIAALVQVFPDSDLYVTNAGDFLILARTGKSSEPNWSAIMQGPLMQELPRVGLRSPQEFAMRRIGGPEVLANFVRVAGAGPHSDFFPVVSLNAPKSRFKQESALSLLDLVDSGMPVLEVLDGRREVSADLSQYDVHSRFAKSKRAALAVRETLLQRKPATALFGDDPSLLPQAMALLQQSAQPVPEQDLLLWTRLASSIAEGTLAQLPAEEQVGVWISPAWIAREGQPQAVLDVLDALAAGAARDWERVLPAAVKVLTYSDEQVSPFLKEQMLVLAQLGALAQGDAAQATALSKQYEETLPPSPRLMYVRRYLDVWQRALSTGAARQSSAR